One region of Oryza glaberrima chromosome 7, OglaRS2, whole genome shotgun sequence genomic DNA includes:
- the LOC127779601 gene encoding arogenate dehydratase 2-like — MVSPSLRIPAAARVFDPAINTRCPPPHAVVMRMRSRSRRSIAASASPPGDASIRDPISLPRPLTSADLMEASGDGLKVAYQGCPGAYSEAAAKKAYPSCHTVPCEYFETAFQAVENWVADRAVLPLENSLGGSIHRNYDLLLRHRLHIVGEVRLAVRHCLLANRGVKIQNLRSAMSHPQALAQCEQTLTKLGIEHREAVDDTAGAAKLIAEQKLQDTGAVASSLAAQLYGLDILAENIQDDTDNVTRFMMLAREPIIPRTDKPFKTSIVFSLEEGPGQLFKALAVFALRKINLTKMESRPHKKKPLRIADDNCSAPLKHFDYLFYVDLEASMADPNAQNALANLKEFATFLRVLGSYPTDVSEA, encoded by the exons ATGGTTTCCCCTTCGCTTCGGAtccccgcggccgcgcgcgtctTCGACCCCGCCATCAACACCCGCTGCCCTCCGCCCCACGCCGTCGTCATGCGCATGCGCAGTCGCAGCCGCCGTTCCATCGCTGCCTCCGCTTCGCCGCCGGGGGACGCCTCCATCCGCGACCCCATCTCACTGCCAA GGCCGCTCACCAGCGCGGATCTGATGGAGGCCAGCGGAGACGGTTTGAAGGTCGCATACCAG GGATGCCCGGGTGCCTACAGTGAGGCCGCCGCCAAGAAGGCGTACCCGAGTTGCCACACCGTGCCCTGCGAATACTTCGAGACCGCCTTTCAG GCTGTCGAAAATTGGGTGGCTGACCGCGCGGTCCTGCCACTTGAGAATTCCTTGGGTGGTAGCATCCATCGAAACTATGACCTTCTACTTCGCCATAGGCTGCACATTGTTGGTGAGGTGCGCCTTGCAGTTCGCCATTGCTTGTTAGCAAATCGTGGTGTGAAGATCCAAAATTTGAGAAGTGCCATGAGCCATCCTCAA gCTCTTGCACAGTGTGAACAAACACTGACAAAGTTAGGCATCGAGCATAGAGAAGCTGTTGACGATACAGCAGGTGCAGCAAAG CTTATTGCAGAACAAAAGCTCCAGGACACTGGAGCAGTTGCTAGTTCATTGGCAGCTCAACTTTATGGACTGGATATTCTTGCAGAAAATATTCAG GATGACACCGATAATGTAACACGCTTTATGATGCTGGCTCGGGAACCCATTATTCCTCGTACTGATAAGCCATTCAAG ACTAGCATAGTCTTTTCTTTGGAAGAAGGGCCTGGGCAACTATTTAAGGCGCTGGCAGTGTTTGCACTGAGAAAAATTAACCTCACCAAG ATGGAAAGCCGTCCACACAAGAAAAAGCCTCTACGTATAGCTGATGAtaattgttctgcaccattgaA GCATTTCGACTACCTCTTCTATGTAGATCTTGAGGCGTCAATGGCTGATCCAAATGCTCAAAATGCTCTGGCAAACTTAAAG GAGTTCGCAACCTTTCTAAGAGTTCTTGGGAGCTATCCTACCGATGTCAGTGAAGCATGA
- the LOC127779599 gene encoding uncharacterized protein LOC127779599 codes for MSTPFDLNSAADPQTLAPPKRGRGRPRKNPPPPPPPATDPNPHPPSGAGAGAGAGAGACPFAPGDLVWGKKLSHPAWPGEVISAAPTGAQLLVSFFGDKALAWCDAAQLRPYEPYFPVAELYDGEADDFDAALDASLLEFERRVELALTAPGRIARPFLPRDFIALLHDLAAHRMGFSNRVHAAVAKAHLRAFDKFRGLPDPPEYTLHLGLPNVSAAAATPNNCNSYPPSRRRGRKRKEVEEEILDDSDEDWDPRKKGATDSDSEVDFDRKRVSKGGRGSGAPRGRPRGRPRKNNAGRPAHLKDEDEVIQETVEYQYPPATDMFLQLTSVAADPFNFKGYDSVPVILSFFSKYKDSEVPATYDDKELLQTLGGKKGRKNTARSLYPAAKEGDLEVADGHRGRRKSAGSIYSARKAEDSYWCDIIISDFDDGDTSSDYEGRKMKRLSQNRSFNKKMKQEVAPQDEASADSPAVKQADGPAALILHFSNAEAIPSVDDINSIFRMHGPIMEGATEINKKSKIARVVFSKSADAEQAYSSSGKYNAFGPALLRYDLKYLPMAPQVP; via the coding sequence ATGTCCACCCCCTTCGACCTCAACTCCGCCGCTgacccccaaaccctagcgccgcccaAGCGTGGCCGCGGCCGCCCCAGGAAGAatcccccaccgccaccgccaccggctaCGGATCCGAATCCTCATCCTCCatcaggagcaggagcaggggcaggagcaggagcaggtgCATGCCCCTTCGCCCCCGGCGACCTGGTCTGGGGCAAGAAGCTCTCCCACCCGGCCTGGCCCGGCGAGGTCATCTCCGCCGCCCCCACCGGCGCCCAGCTCCTCGTCTCCTTCTTCGGCGACAAGGCCCTCGCTTGGTGCGACGCCGCCCAGCTCAGGCCCTACGAGCCCTACTTCCCCGTCGCCGAGCTCTACGATGGCGAGGCCGACGACTTCGACGCCGCCCTCGATGCCTCCCTCCTCGAGTTCGAGCGCCGCGTTGAGCTTGCCCTCACCGCTCCCGGCCGCATCGCCCGCCCCTTCCTCCCCCGCGATTTCATCGCCCTGCTGCACGATTTGGCCGCCCACCGCATGGGCTTCTCCAACCGtgtccacgccgccgtcgctaaGGCGCATCTCAGAGCCTTCGACAAGTTCAGGGGCCTACCCGACCCTCCCGAGTACACCCTCCACCTCGGCCTACCCAatgtctccgccgccgcagccactcCCAACAACTGCAACTCCTACCCCCCATccaggaggagggggaggaagaggaaggaggtggaggaggaaatCCTCGATGACTCCGATGAGGATTGGGACCCACGCAAGAAGGGTGCCACTGACTCCGATTCCGAAGTCGATTTCGACCGCAAGAGGGTCTCCAAGGGCGGCAGGGGCAGCGGTGCACCACGCGGGAGGCCACGCGGGAGGCCTAGGAAAAACAATGCTGGGAGGCCTGCACACCTCAAGGACGAGGACGAGGTGATCCAAGAAACAGTGGAGTATCAATATCCACCAGCCACTGACATGTTTCTACAGCTTACATCCGTTGCTGCTGATCCATTCAACTTCAAGGGCTATGACTCTGTGCCTGTCATTCTTAGCTTCTTCTCAAAATACAAGGACTCAGAAGTGCCGGCCACATACGACGACAAGGAGCTGCTGCAGACATTGGGTGGCAAGAAAGGTAGAAAAAATACGGCCAGAAGCTTGTACCCAGCTGCAAAAGAAGGTGACTTAGAGGTGGCGGATGGCCATAGGGGTCGGAGGAAGTCAGCAGGGAGTATCTACTCAGCAAGAAAGGCAGAAGACTCATATTGGTGTGATATTATAATCAGTGATTTTGATGATGGAGACACATCAAGTGACTATGAGGGCCGCAAAATGAAGCGGCTGTCTCAGAACAGGAGTTTTAATAAGAAGATGAAGCAGGAGGTTGCACCTCAAGATGAGGCCTCTGCTGATTCACCTGCTGTGAAACAGGCAGATGGACCGGCAGCTCTGATCTTACATTTTAGTAATGCAGAAGCCATCCCTTCTGTGGATGACATCAATAGTATATTCCGTATGCACGGGCCAATCATGGAGGGTGCGACTGAAATCAACAAGAAATCAAAGATCGCAAGAGTAGTGTTTTCTAAGAGTGCTGATGCTGAACAGGCATATAGCAGTTCGGGAAAGTATAATGCATTTGGTCCAGCCCTTCTCAGGTATGATCTCAAATACCTGCCAATGGCTCCTCAAGTTCCTTAG